AGCACATCAGATGCTTGACGTAATGTATTTCAATGCTTGGAAGTCAAGGTGGCTTTGACCTTTGATTGTAAATCTGCTTCCTTCTCAAGTAAGAACATGGAGTGTCCCAGCGAATCCTAGTGGATAAAGGTTGATATGAGATAAGAATTAAAGGTTATGATGAAAACAgtgctaatttaaaaaatgagttcttattttgagttttgttttctatttgaaTAACTACTTTGCACCTGTGCAGTATAGAAAGCAAAATTGTTTTGTGACCTCTCTGATAAGGACCAATTCACCATGGGACATTTTACCAAAACCTGCCATTCCAATCAAGCCATTATGTTgataaattattcatttcttgCTCATGCTGGATAATTAAACCTGTACCACAGATACCAAAGAGATGGACAATCACAGACTGGTGTTTGTTCATTGTTTAGGTGGGTTTAGACTTCTCCACagggttttttttaataccATAACATCTGTCAAAGAAGTAGTTTATTATGTACTTTTATATCTTTCTTGTTTTATAAGGCTGAACAATAATGCTGTACTAttaatgaatgtgtgttttaaacaggtcaacagttttttttgcattaaaatgtaattgtgttttgcagctttttaaatgtccatttTATTGGAAATAATCTAGAAAGAAAATTTGCTTattataaaagttttaattgttGCTTATTTTAGGAGGAGCTTAACCTTTTGTAGATTGTGAAAAAGTGTGCTATTATTTTCAACATGctgttttaaaagcaaacatgggGAACAACTTGACTCCTATGAGCTTGTCTTGACATCGGGGGGCACTGTTGCACTGCAGTGAGGTCATGTAACTTCTGAAATATTCATAAAGCAGTAACAAAAAGGTCAAATGCACAATGTTGCATTGAGGATTTCTAACTTGTTCTGACATTGGCATGAACCAGTTTACTGGGTGACAATTCCAGCAGCTCCACCTCCTCACCTGATCCTTCGCTATTGTCTCCTTTTCTGCtccctttcctttttcttgCTCTCGTTCTCCTGCCCTTTTCCCCTTTCTCACCACGGTACCTGCCTCAGCTGGGAAACACCACTGTTGTCAAATAAAAGGCTTTTAGGGTGCTACAGAGATTAGCACAGTTGTTAAATTTGGGTAATGAAGTGCTACGCTATCACATTGAGGTTTGTAACTGCGGTGAAAGGAGAAGTTTGGACAAGGCTCAGTGTTACTCTAATGGAAGCTCCGAGAAGCTCTTGAAACACAAAAACCAGTTCAGGAACAGTAACTGATGAAGAGGTCTGTCATTCCTTTAAGACATACTAGCTCAAGAATGTGATTCACTTTGCAGCATTAATGCTCCCACAATTGCATGGAGTCCTTCCATCCAGACTTCAGTACCTGTATACCGACAAGTGATATACAagaataaataagatttaaaaccAACATTCATCCTTCATTAAAGTGCATGTTTAATTTGTagtcacataaaaataaagacctATTTTAATCTGTGTTCATAGTGTGACATGATCTGTAGTGCGCCGGAAGTGAAAATGCACCTCATAACATAGCCTATTTTtgatgaaaatgtaataatcaGACAAACACAGCATGATTGCTAAGCAAAGAAATCTGGAACTGGATCTGAACAGGCATAGCTCAGGAAAGCCACGTGAGAAAGCTGTCCAGGGTCAAGATGCAGGATTGCTAATAACTTGCAGATATTCTCATGTGGCTTCAAAGATGAGAGTTTAATGTCAGACACCTGATATACTGTCTCTGCTTTGTACATATAATGCATGGTCCCTGCAGGAGAAACTTCCTCTGTGGAGCAAAAGTAATATAGATGTTAAAGCTGCAAGATCATGGGAAGCAGCTGTGTTCAGCAGTTAGAGCTACACTCTACATCTTTCCAAAACCACACTTAAAACTCTGACCCAACGTTAAACAACACTAATTCACTGGCTTAGCTTCAGCCCACATGGTCCCTGACTCCTGCTTATGGGTGTGTGAAAGTTTGATCCAATGACATGCAAACTGGGAGTGGTTTTGTGGCATCTCATGTACAAATAATTCTCCAAATGTTCAGACGTACATATGTGGTGGATTTTTACACAAAAGTGCACCACACATTCccttaaaactgttttaaattattaGAACTTCTAATTAGAAATACTTGGCAGAAACAAAGGTCTTTTTCCCCAGGaggtttctttaaaaagaatcataaaatatgacataaattataagggaaaataaaaagtactttttggaaaaaaaaaaacacaaaaaactaattTACCCAGAAAAAGTATTCATTTAACTATTCAAGTATtcaacaataaaacactgaattgaATTGTAAATGATAATGATATGTAAAGctttgcaaatatatatatatatatatatatatatatatatatatatatatatatatatatatatatatatatatatatatatattctcccATTAAAGAAGGAAAGAACTGCTGTCATTGAAATATGTTGAAATTGACTaaagaaataagtaaaaaataattttgaattgCGGTTcaatagaaatattaaaaaaaaagttcatgtcACCCACAATCCTTTAAGGGAATTACTCTAATaaactgttttctgtgtttcattgagacttctgcacctgttgacaggtattttggcccactgcTCATCAGCAAAGTGCTCTAATTTGTGTggaacagtttgtttttaattattcttttcaACTCAGTTCAATTTAATAGAAATGTCTTATATCACTAAATTATAGTTCAGTAAATTTTTGTGACTTTTtccactatatatatatacatatatatatatatatatgggtgtgtgtttgtggggaatgaaagaataaattttaaattgattttattgttgagtTTGAACAGTTTGGTGGCCCCCGGGTCAAATGAAATGGCAGTGATTTAGCCAGAAAGGTCTTAGTAGCATACACAATACACCTTTCTTTAGAGAGAAACATCTCTGTGTAGGTGTGACAACCACTGAACTCTGTCCTCTAAATGCATTCTTAGTATTGTTTAGTCTGTGCTTTTGTATGGCACAGACACTATTATTTAGTCACctcactctttctctctctgtattCACTTAATGCTGCACTCCCAGGCCAGTGAACTTAAAAAGGAACcactatttgtgtgtgtgtgtgtgtgtatcaaatAAGGATTAAACCCATTTAGGGTTCTGGGGTTTTGGGGTCAGATTTCCTTCTTGTCACCACTAAGATCGATGGATGTGACCTCTGACCAATCTCCTCCAATTTGTATATAAACATGGCAGTGACCAATCACGGCATCGCGTGGGATCGTGCCAACCAATGAGCAGCCTTCCGGTAGTATCATGCTCCATGGCACTCCTATCTTTTGTCCGTCAGGATTACTGCCATGGCAACGCTGGCCGCCTGGGAGGTGAGTTTCCCAGAACAGCAGGACAAGGACAGAAACAGACCGCCTCAGTCCAAGTCTAACTTCCTTCCAGGGCCAATGGGGTGAGCAGAAGTGGAgtggtgtgtatttgtgtgtgtcagtCTGGAAGTCCAAAACCTCCACCTATACTGCCAACTCTAATGAGGTGCCATCCTGAGCCACGAGCTCTGAGTGTATTTGTCTGTGTGGGTGAGTAGGTAGGTTGGTAAGGGGCTGTCCTTGTGTGTTCTCTTCTGTGTGGGGTACTCTGTAGAAAAGTCACCCCACTCTCCCGCCCTTTTCTTTTGGTGGACTACATTAGCCAGAAGGGCAGAGGGCCAGGCAGCTGAAATCACCACTGCTGATTAAGCATGTGACTCTGGACCGAGGCCCCTTTGTTTGGACAATTACAGCCAACACACAGAGCCCTGGAAATGTCGCGTGACATaggaaaagaaaagcatggGGATGAATAGACATCAGGACTAATTCAAAgctgaatgtgtgttttgtgacagctttttttctgcataAGGGTCTTGAAGTTACAGACTTTTAACTCATCTTTCATACCATATCTGATTTAATATGTTGCCAATGTATTTGCATTTTGTAATTTCTTCTACATAAACAAATGATTAATAGGTAATTCTGGTACATAATCCACGTTTCTGTCTACAGCTGTTTGACATTCATTTGCTTCAACGTAGGAGATGTTGGACCTGTAATTTTATACAACTCTACTTTGGCTTTTGATGAATTAATTGTAAACTGGAAACAGTATCAAAATGCAAACCTCCGCACTTGATCACAAGTGCAACTGGTTGCTTTGAAACTTAATTTCAAGTCATATTCCTCTTTCCACCCAAACAGTTGAGGAGTAAAAGATCAGCACAGTGATATAAACACAGCCACACCACAACAGAGACTGgtgatgaaaaaagaaaaaaaagaaataaataacatacaTAGAAAGTAaagacagcaggttgaggaaaGATGCTGAGTGGATCATGGGAGATCCCCAAGCAGACTAGGCCTAAAGCTATAGTGCTAAAGGAATGATTCTGTGTGACTTGGGCCAGATGCAGCTATAAACTATATCAAATATGAAGGTTTTAAGCCCAGTTTTAAATGTAGAGGGAGTGACTGCCTCTAAATCCCAAACTGGGATCTGGTTCAATGAAAAGGCTCCTGATGGCAGAAGACTGCTTctattctacttttagaaactctatgaaccacaagtaaacccgcagtgtgagagcagagtgcTCCGTTGGGAAAATACcttacaggatttttttttaagatacagTGGAGTTTGTTCATTAAGAATTGTATATTTGAgaagaattttttatttgatcatgGATTTAGCTTTTAACCAATCAAGAGATGTTAAATTGGATTTTCCCTGGGAAAAATCTTTGAGCACTGACTTTGTATTTTggaaaattttaatgttttagttgCACGCCTGCTCAGCGAATTTAAGATATTTTCAAAAGGATTAAGGTTTGGACTTCTAGCCAAGGAAGAAACTTGAGATCATTTGTTGTAGGTTAATGCCATCTGATCCAAGCCCTAGTGGCTGGTCATTCTCAAACTAGAACCATACACTTTAAACAGAATATAGAAAGTCATAGCGACAGCCACTAAATTGTAACTTTAAAGCTTTGAGTTCAGCATTTGACAGTGAtcaacttgtgtttttttaaagcagaaagTGACCATATTTTAACAAGACACTTGAGCTGGATAGTAATATTTCAAATCTGGAtggacaaataaaaatgttctttttggcAAATATCTGTTGAATCATGCAATATTTTTTCAGAAGGACCACCAACACACTGACCACAAAGAGTGAATTTAGCTAACGATGCCATAATGacttgtggaaaatgttttctgacttttagtaTTTCATTAGGGAAGTAATGCATCTTGAATGGGATGCAGACTGGAgccaaaaatgttttctgaacaAGTGCCTATTGGCCCCATCCTGCACTTTAAGATATTTCACAAGGTGTGATGTGCTGGATGAAGGGTTGAACAAATAGCTCTATTTCCCTATAGCAGCTCTGATTTGCCATGCTTTAACTGAAAACCAGAGTCCAACAGCAATACCGGCCCACACCATCCATCTAATTACTCTGACGTCCTCATTTGAGGATCTGACCTCAACAGTAGTGAAGAACTCTGTGAGGAATCTGACAAAAAGAGTGTTGCTTTACTGCATGTAGTTCAATCTATGGTGAGATGTGAGCACAGGGCCATTGCATGGATTGTGTGGTTGAATCCCATAACCATGCAAACGGTTCCTCACTGTTCTTCCAGGCGTGCCATGCTGcaaaagcagcagcagtttgtGGCGGTTGCTAAAATCTCTTACACAGGTGGACAAGATGAATTCAGTTCTCGTAATGAGTAGAAATCCCAAGAATTTGACTGATTTGAAACAATCCCAGTTGTGATTGTAGCAAACTGTTATTGTAGGCGTGCAACAGTGGAAGGGCATTGATTTGCCTGGCTATAATTCATCTACTCAGACATCAAGCAGACCGTTGGCTGTGCTAGACTGCGGTCAAAtagttcaaaatgtttttacaaaataaCTGAGAAGCTCCtatatgcttctttttttcttaaaagtaaATGGCAAAAAATGGCCATTTCTTGAAAATTTTAAAGGCTTTAAGGGTgaaaaggcaaaaaataaaacaagggtgataaatgaaaacaccctttttattgtttctgttttgttttcttgggtGATGTTGATGTCCCTCAACTCAGAAACCCTCACATACTTGGATTTCATGGGCGTAGAAGTCATATGGCACAAATTAAAAGAGTGGAAGGCTCCACTGTCAGGCAAGGTATAATAGGATCATCATGCACAAGATCAGCCCAATACAAGCAGACTGTCCAAAATCATTTGTTGGACAGTGGCCAATCATGTTTTTCTGAGTGTAACTCAAGCCATCCTCATGCTGCTTCTTCTGGCTGAGGCTATTGGACCTGAGCCAGGATAAACCCAAAAGCTGATGCTCGTTCAGTGTCTCCTAAACAGGATTTGCTCCATAAACTGCTCAGAAAAGcaaataattttataatgtGGGTCCGGCTGTATAGTTGCTATAGCTTGTTGCATGCCTTGAAGTAAAGGATTTGAATCCTTGTGTTGCTTTAATTAACAGATACAGGGCAATTAAGCTTTTTGAGGGAGTATGAATGGTTGTCTGGTCTAACAGTAAAATTAGCCCACAAAGGAAAGATCATATTAATGCACAGCTGACCAATGAGAAATGATTTAATGCTGTGATGAAATAAGTGTGCGTCAGCtcattataaagaaaataaatttacaatatATTGGAAATTTCTTAAAATGATCGCCAGTGCAAAAGAGGGAACAAATTTCCCTTTTCAAACTCTGGAAAATGCATTATAGGGTAACAAAGTGGCCCTCTGATGCATTTTCCACAATGTGGAAATTTCCAAAGTTTGATAATACTTGTCACTGACGTCTGACCTCAAAAATCCCAGTTTTAGACCAAAGTTAATGAAACATTAACAAATCACACTTAATcagaagttcaaactgaggaaTTTCAGTATCACAATTATCTTCCTGTGTCACTTTTCAGAAGCAAATTCAACTAAACTACAATGATCGCAAATATTTAATACTATATTACACTataatatttattgtaaaaataaaatggcacACACTGATACATAACACCTCTTTCTCTCTAATGAGGATTTAGGTGCCATCTCAACACCAAAACAGATACTGTGTTCATGAAGTCATAAATAGGCTATATTTTACAAGTGAACACTCCAATACACAGATGTGCATCCGTTATTACAGACGAAATGCCACTAAGTTGATTTCCTAGCACTGTTCATTTGTATTCCCATGTGTCATGCAGCCATGTCAGAGGGATCTACATGTGCATCCTGCCAGATGTTTCTTGGGCTTACCCGATTAAATCTTCCCGTCACTTGGTTGAAACTGCCAGACACAAAACTGCCCTTGGCCCTTCCTTTCCTCTGTAAGCTATCCTTTCTATAAACTTCATGGGTAAAACAGAGGGGGTGTCTGAGGCTATAATTCACCCTACAATCAGTTTTCTTTCCAACAGGTAAAATACCTGTttcaactttaaaaataaataaattaaaaaagagaatTGCAAATGTATTCCATAAACTATATCAGATTTTTTCAAACTCTTAAAGGATTATCTGGATAAAACTCATCTTTGTCCTGCTTTCAGACACATTACACCTATATAATGCAAATCTTCTTTAGAGAGCCCCATTTAGGAAAGTTCTCAATTCAATAAAAGCCcaataaaagctaaaaactaagagaggaaaaaatagatatagatatagatttCTGAACTGATAAACCACATTTAAACCACCTGCCTGATATTGTATAGTACTCCTTAGCTTCATCAACACAGCTCTGACCTGTCTGGGAATGGATACTGGACCAAAAAGGGGCTTCCTGTCATGTCTGGAACTTGTAAAGTTTTCAGTCCATTCTTTGGGCCTTGTGAATCGAAGCGTGGGGCCTCCACggatcagttttttttccagctccaCAGATGCTCAATCAGATTGGGATCTGTGGAGTTTGGGTTCTTTGTCACGTTCCTTGAGCTGCTGCTATTCAGTTTTTGCTGTGTGGCCAGGTGCATTGTCCTGCTGCCGGAGATCTTTGCCGTCAGGGAGTGACGTACATTGCCTTGAAGGGGGGCTCTGCTTGATCTGTAACAATGTTTTGGGGGGGTTGGTAGGTACATGTCAATGTAACACATGAATGTCAGAATCTAAAGTTTTCCAAGAGAACATTGCACTGTAAAACAGTTATTGTCACTCATGTCACCTGCTGCATTTAAGTTGTTCGATGTCTTTAAATCCTGCACACTGCTCTATTTCATGCTTTTTATTGAGCTTTTTCAATGCAAATGTATAGGCTATATTATCATGCATTAATAGCAAGGATTAAACATCAGACAACAGGTGGTTGGATTCCATTTCCCTACTTTTATAATATGGATACTCTGTCACTGTTGTGCACTATTATCCCTTTTGGAGAAGCACAACTGTCACTAATGACATAAACAGCAGCtctgcttcattttgttttatcttcaaGCCTTCATGCCACCATGTAACAAGAGACACTGACATTGAGTTTGACACTGTGGTTTTTATAGAATATCCTTactatataaatattaaaaaacatattcataTCTTTATAGAacagatcaaaataaattaaatatataaaaagtcaaatatgactgaaaaaaagcatcactgtctgtagaaataaaatattttatgtgtattttcttttaaatacattaatgtatGAATGGGttaaatggggggaaaaaacgtCATTCATGTCAGTCGCCGCGTTACTGATCACGTCAGTAATTTTCctaaagaaaatgttgaaatgtttagAAATGAGAAATTTTCCTTGGGTGGATAGTTGCAAGGTTGAAGAGCAGCAAGTAAATGAAACTCTGAGAACAACCCTAAGCAACATGAagaccattttaaaaatcataGCTGCTCTTTAGCCACCtcgttaattttttaatttgactttattGATTTGACAGGGATATACACAGCAAGACATTTACCTAAAAAGGAAAAACGTTTGGTGCCAGGCTGCTAAATTGTGAAAGGATTCTAGTTGAGTCATATTTTTAACATAAGCACAGTCATCGGATTTCCTCTGCTGGACTAATGTAACTGCATGCAATTATGGTGATACGGTGCACTCTCAACGTCTGTCATTGCGTCTGGCACGCACAGACTGACGCGGGTGGAAAATGACGTCAGCCGCTCATGTCTGGATAAAAATgggtcattatttattttatatttacttattattatatttagtgATAACGCAGTGAACCAAAATGTTAcgctgaaataataataaaaataatgataaataaaaataataataaaaaataaaaaaggacaaaccCTGGCAGCCCCACGTGGCAACAAAGTTTGTTGTCATAGCAACCCAAGAAGAAGCGCTCGAGCCTGAAGGTTTGGTTAGCCGTTATGCTAGTTAACGAGTAGTTTAAAAACACTTGATAACGATAAACACAGATAATAGGTACTTACTTTAGGTCGTTACTCGTAATACAATGGACTCAATTTCACTCTCATCTTCTATCGAACTGGTTGCCGGTAGCGGATTCGTTTTAAATGTTGAACAGAGAGCCGCCCTGCAGACTTCTCTGGCAATTCTGAAGAAAAACTACAAGTTCCAACGAATTATGTTTTGGGGAAAAATACTAGGAATAAAACAGGACTACTTTATTGCTCAGGGGAGAGGAGAAGATGAGGTGCAAGATAAGAAGTATCTGTACAGGTAAAACAGCCACTCGTATGATTCCATATTATTTTGACCTGCGATATATTTGTCCTTATACCGATGTCATGTGGTGCATCATCCCCAGCTTCAACTGCATGGACTGGTTCCTGCTCTCTTCTGTCACTGACTCTATGATCGACGAAGTGTCCAAAGCCGAACAAAGTCGCTTCATAGGAGACCCCTCATTTATGTACAAACATAAGATGAGCAGTCAGAGAAAAATGAGTGGGGCAGAAGATGAAGCAGTGGTAAGTGTGATCAAttaataaagactttttatttatttttcgtTTTACCGTGTTTGTGGTGCAGTGTCAGAGAAAGCAGGAggcttataaaatatatatgccCTGCTGCAAGAGTAAATAAAGTCATATCTCAGGCCATCTATCTGcaaccatgttttatttgttaagaatttaaaataatccCAGTTAGGTTTTCCATGATCATTTTCTGTCGGAAAAAAGCATTTAACTGTGCAGTCATGAATTCCATCTCATGGATAAATTGTTCTTGCTTACAGTCTAAAGTAAATGAGGAAATGAGGCTGGCCGTGACAATCCACCACATTGAAGAAGATGTGTCTATTGCACCTCGTGGCGCCTACATCAAGAGTCCATTTGGCCTTGTCCAGATAAACCGTAGCTTTGGGGGTAAATTTCTTATAGTGAGGTGCACCTTCCTGTGTCTCATGGTGGAGTGTTGAGATTTGCCTTTGCATGAGGCAAAGGCATTATATGAGCCACCTCTGAGTCAGTTTTATCTTAAGTGGATGAATATGAGGCATGTTTCTAAGCATATTTAATAATCATCCTTGTTTAACATATGCACACATACTTAGTGAAATATACAATTTCAGTTCAGCATTGATTTTATGATCTTTGTTTTAGGTCTCAATGACATGGAAGCAAGGAAACTTGAAAATTTCATGCACTTCAGGAAACCCAAGAATGTAAAGAAATCCATCCAGGAAATGGGCCAATGGAGCCCAGATATTGACTTCCTGGATGTCCTGAGTGATGACATCCCTAAAGGTGAAGCTACAGAGCTAACATCAGCTGTTGTTGCATTGTGTTTACCTAAAACTATCACATTTTATAACATATTCTTCAAGTATTTTACCCTCTGACATCAGTTCATTAAACCAGCTCTAAAAATGTTACTTTTATCAGATAGCACTAACACATTAAGTTCTTTCGATTTAATGCATTATAACTGCCACAATACAGTAAAACAGAAGGATGTTCGGTTTTAGGGCAATTTTGCTGTGGCGATTCAGCTGACTGAATGTCGAAGCATTTAATCCAAA
The sequence above is drawn from the Melanotaenia boesemani isolate fMelBoe1 chromosome 22, fMelBoe1.pri, whole genome shotgun sequence genome and encodes:
- the rsph9 gene encoding radial spoke head protein 9 homolog, with protein sequence MDSISLSSSIELVAGSGFVLNVEQRAALQTSLAILKKNYKFQRIMFWGKILGIKQDYFIAQGRGEDEVQDKKYLYSFNCMDWFLLSSVTDSMIDEVSKAEQSRFIGDPSFMYKHKMSSQRKMSGAEDEAVSKVNEEMRLAVTIHHIEEDVSIAPRGAYIKSPFGLVQINRSFGGLNDMEARKLENFMHFRKPKNVKKSIQEMGQWSPDIDFLDVLSDDIPKGSWSLQFESAGKVCVLRSLLWMGLTFYHVPMTQQHGYVYIGDGMKNLNLVFMV